A portion of the Candidatus Nitrosotenuis aquarius genome contains these proteins:
- a CDS encoding DUF2070 family protein yields the protein MTESYDDVSKIHKRYSLTLLTPSSKYHSLIFSGIVAAITGYFILTSYLERQDELAFRLPILMGVLLITQKIDARLIRNREYSKALHMSLFGNMSWLAIVLMGMAAFSVLGKPELSLLYVTEGMLIFTSFRIGLLTTTLGLSMRKAWAICFVQPVAMYLVLIPQELWISSLTDPIVMILGATFLAIASIWSYLTDRAGRPEIKSTHELIQAYLASRGRDNYEEVESIIESRSNPSNVLTSQIRFQSNNGDFRMVLPEVHPGPYHPIGGSNITYRIYKTLNSSAMVMHSVSDHALNLPSQDAVNDYLGTFSTNVVLKKGSNCTEPVTVTVNKARVTGMLFDKTAILFLSLSPHGMEDVPSNIKKEIEHLASNRDFERILVVDCHNAMGEEIGQEDSQDMLKAAKATLESLVTKESYPLEFGYANSNGIDVKSIDLGPGGLGVLCLKINGKKFFFGWSDSNNMENGVREHVVNHFAKNGMSLVELCTSDTHFSSIVVRTRTGYYPFGKITTPDTVANWYYTIAKQAEAKLEPTSFEILEHKAEVKVMGTAVLEDFSKALDKSLLLTKGFAIGSFLIFIGSLFL from the coding sequence ATGACAGAATCATACGATGATGTATCTAAAATACACAAGCGTTATTCCCTGACATTACTTACTCCTTCATCAAAATACCATTCCCTGATATTTTCTGGTATTGTTGCCGCAATAACTGGGTATTTCATTTTGACATCATATCTTGAGCGACAAGACGAGCTTGCATTTCGCCTGCCAATTTTGATGGGTGTCTTGCTAATTACACAGAAAATTGATGCAAGGCTGATTCGAAATAGGGAATACTCCAAGGCGCTACACATGTCGCTTTTTGGCAACATGTCATGGCTTGCAATTGTACTAATGGGAATGGCGGCATTTTCCGTTTTGGGCAAACCCGAATTGTCATTGTTATATGTAACAGAAGGAATGTTGATTTTTACCAGCTTTAGAATCGGACTGCTCACCACAACTCTGGGACTATCGATGAGAAAGGCATGGGCAATTTGCTTTGTCCAGCCGGTTGCAATGTATCTTGTTTTGATTCCGCAGGAACTGTGGATATCATCGCTGACAGACCCAATTGTAATGATATTGGGTGCCACGTTTTTGGCAATTGCGTCTATTTGGTCGTATCTTACAGACAGGGCGGGCCGCCCAGAAATCAAAAGCACGCACGAGCTAATCCAGGCATATCTGGCATCAAGGGGAAGGGACAACTATGAAGAAGTAGAATCCATAATAGAGTCGCGCTCAAATCCGTCAAATGTTCTAACATCGCAGATTAGGTTCCAGTCAAATAATGGCGACTTTAGGATGGTCCTGCCAGAGGTGCACCCTGGACCATACCACCCAATTGGCGGAAGCAACATCACGTATAGAATCTACAAGACACTAAACTCGTCTGCAATGGTAATGCACAGCGTATCTGACCATGCACTGAACCTGCCATCACAAGATGCTGTAAACGATTACCTTGGAACATTTTCAACCAATGTGGTTCTCAAAAAGGGCTCTAACTGTACAGAGCCAGTAACGGTTACTGTCAACAAGGCGCGCGTAACCGGAATGCTCTTTGATAAAACTGCAATCTTGTTTTTGTCGCTGTCGCCGCACGGAATGGAGGATGTACCTAGTAATATCAAAAAGGAAATTGAACATCTAGCAAGCAATCGCGACTTTGAGAGAATCTTGGTGGTGGACTGCCACAATGCAATGGGCGAGGAAATTGGCCAAGAAGACTCGCAAGACATGCTCAAGGCAGCAAAAGCAACACTGGAATCCTTGGTTACAAAGGAATCATACCCACTAGAGTTTGGCTATGCAAACTCTAACGGCATAGATGTAAAATCAATTGATCTTGGCCCAGGTGGATTGGGAGTGTTGTGCCTGAAAATAAACGGCAAGAAATTCTTTTTTGGCTGGTCCGACTCTAATAACATGGAAAATGGCGTGCGCGAACATGTCGTGAATCATTTTGCAAAAAATGGCATGTCACTAGTGGAGCTGTGTACATCAGATACGCACTTTAGCTCTATCGTAGTGCGCACAAGAACCGGCTACTATCCTTTTGGCAAAATCACAACGCCAGACACTGTGGCAAACTGGTATTATACAATAGCAAAACAAGCAGAGGCCAAGCTGGAACCAACATCGTTTGAGATCCTAGAGCACAAAGCAGAGGTCAAGGTTATGGGCACTGCGGTACTCGAGGATTTCTCCAAGGCACTAGACAAGTCTCTGCTTTTGACCAAGGGATTTGCAATTGGAAGTTTTCTGATCTTTATTGGCTCTCTTTTCCTATAG
- a CDS encoding preprotein translocase subunit Sec61beta, protein MSSSSKKKSAPLPASSAGLLRFFEDETKGYRLDPRIVVAIPVGLIVVSWMLDLFLIK, encoded by the coding sequence ATGAGCAGCAGTAGCAAAAAGAAAAGTGCACCATTGCCAGCATCGTCCGCAGGTTTATTGCGCTTCTTTGAAGACGAAACTAAAGGATACAGACTCGATCCACGAATCGTAGTTGCAATTCCAGTCGGCCTAATCGTAGTATCTTGGATGCTTGACCTATTCCTAATAAAATAA
- a CDS encoding S1 family peptidase — MVNTDIIPNLKASTVAIGIIDESNPMFPLAIGGTGFFISEDGFFVTASHVLDDLDCLLKDRFAENKNAKVMIIQNVVRETGKIGKIDVKVFQILKIIHLKASTSSSYQSSLNLDISVGRVYGDIHNLEHLKLKRAILQVYDEVFMCGFPKGTFMVKQNSLGTTRTSPALQTGRISTIFPYDGTIEPEGIQTDIVGTGGSSGSPIVDANDGTVIAIAQNVLGVSVTKKEIINDGKTTKWARSYVGDGNTGLTFGITMFFVHDPILQLVNIMKSEFYQNGNIKPEFAKPHKSSEYKF, encoded by the coding sequence ATGGTAAATACAGACATAATTCCTAACCTTAAAGCATCAACTGTAGCCATAGGAATTATTGATGAAAGTAATCCAATGTTTCCTCTTGCTATCGGTGGAACTGGGTTTTTTATCAGTGAGGATGGATTTTTTGTAACCGCATCTCATGTTTTAGATGATTTAGATTGTTTATTAAAAGATCGGTTTGCAGAGAATAAAAATGCGAAGGTAATGATAATACAAAATGTCGTAAGAGAGACAGGGAAGATAGGGAAAATAGATGTAAAAGTTTTTCAGATTCTAAAAATTATTCATCTAAAAGCAAGTACAAGTTCTTCATATCAAAGTAGTTTGAATTTGGATATTTCTGTCGGTCGAGTTTATGGCGATATACACAATTTAGAACACTTGAAACTAAAAAGGGCTATTTTACAAGTTTATGATGAAGTATTCATGTGTGGTTTTCCAAAGGGGACATTTATGGTTAAACAAAACTCACTAGGTACAACGAGAACAAGTCCCGCTCTACAGACAGGTAGAATTTCAACTATCTTCCCATATGATGGAACAATAGAGCCAGAAGGAATCCAAACCGATATTGTAGGAACAGGTGGATCTAGTGGCTCTCCTATTGTGGATGCTAATGATGGAACTGTAATTGCAATCGCTCAGAATGTTTTAGGAGTATCAGTTACTAAAAAAGAAATTATCAACGATGGTAAGACTACCAAGTGGGCCAGAAGTTATGTGGGTGATGGAAACACGGGGTTAACCTTTGGGATTACTATGTTCTTTGTTCATGATCCAATTTTACAGTTAGTCAACATCATGAAGTCAGAATTTTACCAAAATGGAAACATAAAGCCTGAATTTGCAAAACCGCATAAAAGTAGCGAGTACAAGTTTTGA
- a CDS encoding DDE-type integrase/transposase/recombinase: MMRQRFLIAQEVADRKEGHDASNLFRKGKEVTGKKPEVMITDGLRSYHNAYLQEYRTMQAPRTVHIRHITIKGDRNNNKMERLNGEIRDREKVVRG; the protein is encoded by the coding sequence ATGATGCGACAAAGATTCCTAATTGCTCAGGAAGTGGCAGACAGAAAAGAAGGTCATGACGCAAGCAACCTATTCAGAAAAGGAAAAGAAGTTACAGGCAAGAAACCCGAAGTAATGATTACAGATGGATTAAGATCATATCATAACGCCTACTTGCAAGAATACCGCACAATGCAAGCACCAAGAACAGTTCACATTCGACATATCACAATCAAAGGGGATAGAAATAACAACAAGATGGAAAGGCTTAACGGAGAAATACGTGACCGAGAGAAAGTAGTACGGGGATAA
- a CDS encoding Sjogren's syndrome/scleroderma autoantigen 1 family protein — MSQDLRKKAVELLLKGATLLAEPCPYCKGVRVMKDGNALCVSCGKEPDQSKAVEAPKIDQPANPILDSMNKKLEELTKELEAEKDHEKQQQILKSINALLETVSKLQK; from the coding sequence ATGTCACAGGATCTTAGAAAAAAGGCAGTGGAGTTATTGCTAAAGGGGGCCACACTTCTTGCAGAACCGTGTCCCTATTGCAAGGGAGTCCGCGTAATGAAGGACGGCAATGCTCTGTGTGTCAGCTGTGGCAAAGAGCCTGACCAGAGCAAGGCTGTTGAGGCGCCGAAAATAGATCAGCCAGCAAACCCAATCCTAGACTCTATGAACAAAAAGCTGGAAGAACTCACAAAGGAGCTAGAGGCGGAAAAAGACCATGAAAAGCAGCAACAGATACTAAAGTCGATTAATGCGCTATTGGAGACCGTATCCAAGCTGCAAAAGTAA
- the yciH gene encoding stress response translation initiation inhibitor YciH, translating to MAVICNTCGLPEDLCACGDLNKESTKIVIRLEERRFKKKGTMIEGLDSKLNDLNGTLSELKRKYACGGTTKDNYIFLQGDHRDTMKETLVRLGFSESSIEVH from the coding sequence ATGGCAGTAATTTGCAACACATGTGGACTACCTGAAGATTTGTGTGCTTGCGGCGATCTTAACAAAGAATCAACCAAAATTGTTATTAGGTTAGAAGAAAGGCGATTTAAGAAAAAGGGCACGATGATCGAAGGACTGGACTCGAAGCTAAACGACCTAAACGGAACGCTATCTGAGCTAAAGCGCAAGTACGCCTGCGGAGGCACTACAAAAGACAATTACATTTTCCTCCAAGGAGACCACCGCGACACCATGAAAGAAACCCTAGTCAGACTCGGATTCTCCGAATCAAGCATCGAAGTCCACTAA